One genomic region from Quercus robur chromosome 4, dhQueRobu3.1, whole genome shotgun sequence encodes:
- the LOC126722572 gene encoding uncharacterized protein LOC126722572, with protein sequence MGLKTLRITLIPSKRRWSFNSPLTRYCRSFPTTLKGAAREWFIKLPTSFIDNFEQLSNAFLRHFIGEQCPKRPADHLLTIRQGEKETLRLYVKRFTRETLEVDEADDKVQLTTFKAGLRSRELVASLAKNPPKMMADMLQKAHKYMNTKGALVAIRDVEKPRDKGRKDDKRRGQKREHPDRRTSDGNRRKDDKSPRTVKFTPLVMPIDKILTQIKDEHYLKWPKPLHSSLNVRDKNKYCQFHKDHGHYTEDCRDLKEQIDELIRKGKLQKYVKKGEYSKFRNGNKSQHESSSRSDDRLFQPSQDVIGEIKTIAGGPFT encoded by the coding sequence ATGGGCTTAAAGACCCTTAGGATCACCTTAATACCTTCAAAACGACGCTGGTCCTTCAACAGCCCCCTAACGAGATACTGTCGCTCCTTCcccaccactctcaaaggagctgcaagggaATGGTTCATAAAGTTGCCAACATCGTTCATTGACAACTTCGAGCAGTTGAGCAACGCCTTCTTGCGCCACTTTATTGGAGAGCAATGCCCTAAGAGGCCAGCGGACCACTTACTCACTATTAGGCAAGGAGAAAAGGAAACCCTGAGGTTGTACGTGAAACGTTTCACTCGGGAGACCCTGGAGGTagacgaagctgacgacaaggTGCAGCTGACGACCTTCAAAGCGGGATTGAGGTCTAGAGAGCTCGTGGCTTCACTCGCGAAGAATCCTCCAAAGATGATGGCAGATATGCTCCAAAAAGCACATAAATACATGAATACTAAAGGTGCATTAGTAGCCATAAGGGATGTAGAGAAGCCAAGAGACAAAGGAAGGAAGGACGACAAGCGTAGGGGACAAAAGAGGGAGCATCCAGATCGTCGGACCAGTGACGGGAATAGAAGGAAAGACGATAAAAGTCCTCGAACGGTAAAATTTACCCCTCTAGTTATGCCTATTGACAAAATATTAACACAGATTAAGGATGAGCACTACCTCAAATGGCCGAAACCATTACATTCATCCCTTAACGTTCGTGATAAGAATAAGTACTGCCAATTTCACAAGGATCATGGCCACTACACAGAAGATTGTCGGGACCTAAAGGAGCAAATAGACGAGTTGATACGAAAAGGGAAATTGcagaaatatgtgaagaagggGGAGTATAGTAAGTTCAGAAACGGCAATAAGAGCCAGCATGAATCTTCGTCCAGGAGTGATGATCGTCTGTTCCAACCTTCACAGGAtgtgatcggggagataaagaCGATCGCAGGGGGGCCCTTCACATGA